cgcaccgtcgcgcgacgtccaCGCCTCGGTTCCCCCGAGCTATGCTACAGAGCCCGAGCCGTACGTCCCTGCAGAAAAGACTGCCGCCCCCGAgcccgtcgccgcggcggagcCCGAGGTGCTGCCCAagccggcggccgacgcgccgactGCGCTTGCTGTACCCCCTGTTGcgtccgacgcgcccgacgcgccgccgatcgaAGCGCCGCAGtttgcctcggcgccgctgccccgCGCCGACACCGGCGATCCGGACGACGTGAAtttgcgtgcgctgcggagccgcgatgcgctcgagcgccgcgcgagcaaGCGCTTTAGCGCCTACACCTTCAACAAGATGGGCGTCAGTTCCGGCCTGCTTTCTGGCGCCGGAACACAGCTGGGCTCGAGCCCACGCTCCTCGCTCGAGAACCGCACGTCGTTTGTACGCCACACGCCGCACGGTTCGCTATCGAATGCGAACGAGCTGCGGCCCGCGTCGATGATCTCGGACACGCCCGACGACTCGATCGCGTCAGCAGCCTCGGGGCCGCCGGAAGCCCTAGAGGCGCCCGCTGTACCCGTGCCCGtgcccgagcgcgcgcctgcgcgtgcgctgccgacgatcgccgcgagTCCGCAAGAGCCCGTTTCGCCGGATTgggggcgcgtcgccgatgcgctgccCGAAGGCGAGGCACCTGCGCCCCAAGAGACGAGTCTCGACCTCTTTTtgcagctcggccgccAGACGCGCAAGGTGAcggtcgccgtcgacctcggcgcgccatCGCGTGGCCTGACGGTGGCGCGACTGCGTATGCTCTTTGTGGACCAGTTTGCGTACTCGCCCGGAATGGATGATTTCCCCGAGATCTACATCAAGGACCCCCAGAGCGGTGTGCAGTACCAGCTTGAGGACCTCGATGACGTCCAAGCGCGGAGCCTGCTCACGCTGAATATTGAGCCACTTGACCAGGTCAagcagcacctcgacctgTCCATGACGAGTGtcacgcgcgagctgcgcgagctgaagcagctcctgcgcgagcagcacgaGACGCAGGCGGAGGCCccccgtgccgagcacaaAGGCACGCCGATCGCCGATGCCGCCTTTCGTGCAGCCGGCCAGCGCATGTCAAGCtacgtcgcgacgccgcacgcagATACAGGGTCTTTccccgcgcgcgacgcgtcgagtgCCGGCCAGCACTTTTCGGAGGAGCTCAAGACGCagtacgaggcgctgcagaagctgcgcggcgactTTGCAATCCTGCGCCAGGTCCACGgcgatgccgagcaggacATGCGCACGCTTTTTGCCGACATCCGCGGCCAGGTCAAGGAGATGGAGCAGGTGACCTCCCTTGGCCCCTCGGCCGGCCGCAATTTGATCGAGTCGGGCAAGACCAAACTCGATGGGCACTCGCAAGAGGTCCTGACGACCGTGGAGGATTTGCAGGACCTCATCGAGGACCTCAAGCTCGACGTGAGCCACCGCGGCGTCAAGCCCAAGACCGGCGAGATGAACCGCCTCACGACCGAGATTGCCAATGCCACACAGAAGCTGGACGGGCTCGAGCAGTACATCCAGAGCGTCAAGCCCAGTTGGAAGAAGACCTGGGAGACCGAGCTGCAAAACATTGTCGACGAGCAAGAGTTTTTGAACTACCAGGAAGGGCTGCTGGTCGACTTGAAGCAGGACCacaaggcgctgcaggacgTCTTTGCCAACATCCAGCAAGTCgtcaagctgcgcgacgtcggcggcgccgacacGTCGGACCACAgcgtgcgcctgcagcgctacgtcccgccgccgccggacgaggagcacgaGGGGATCGGCACCGTGATGATCGAAGTGCGCGGCCAGACGATCGaccacgagcgccgcctgcgcgcggtgcaggccgcggagcgctcgcgcaaggccaaggcgggACAGAAGGACGAGTTCGCCTCGGAGCTCGCAGGATTCGTCGAcggcaaggcgctgcgcaagacCGGAGGACAtcgcgaggtcgagcgcattcGTCAGAAGCGCGACCAGACtacgctgcgcaccatGCTCTCCAACACCAACCTCGTCGAGACAGAGGCGCAACCGGCCGAGCCCAATGCATCATAGCTACGAGACAGGAAGCATCGCCCAGAATGTATGTGTACGCTCGGAAACCGTCCACGCGACACGCACAGACGCCATGGGCCGGGTCGTACGCACGCCAAACACGGCAGTGTGCTGCGACACAACGACGCCTGCCGCAAAGAGGTCGGTATCGGCAGCAGGCGTCGCAGCCGGCTCCACGTCGTACGCCTCCGATCCGCCGGGGAGCGTGAGCGACGTGGCAgagagcgccgcatccgGCGCGTagagctcgatgcgcatCGCGTCCATGAGGGGATTCGCGAGCGTGACATGCGTCACGCCGTCCACGGCACGTAcgacacgcagcgtcgGGAGAAACTCTTTGGcaagcaggcgcagcttgTAGTTGctggagctcgtgcgcagaTCTGGTCGCACGAGAATGTGCCGGCACTCGCGGCAG
This is a stretch of genomic DNA from Malassezia japonica chromosome 3, complete sequence. It encodes these proteins:
- the BUD6 gene encoding Bud site selection protein 6 (EggNog:ENOG503NVUH; COG:S; BUSCO:EOG09261I1I), whose protein sequence is MESGRQEYAAGGAVPPYGVDGPGPARSASGSSARSDPRSIVSPPPGERRRSAQAPGGPSASTVNHMESSVTRLLVATKMLLESLTHWSLGQQTESQVSEIYVRLGNDFNAALAAFAGYGIDMSDMFSVPSDLRSCLETCLSEPASPAALEQHLPRIREIIIRLLQGLKAKQASYKQLLLEQRSHPVQGVTGPRAPAPRQESRVEAVRSPPDASRIGPRPIGAPLPFLGKRAAPQEAAQSMRAPSRDVHASVPPSYATEPEPYVPAEKTAAPEPVAAAEPEVLPKPAADAPTALAVPPVASDAPDAPPIEAPQFASAPLPRADTGDPDDVNLRALRSRDALERRASKRFSAYTFNKMGVSSGLLSGAGTQLGSSPRSSLENRTSFVRHTPHGSLSNANELRPASMISDTPDDSIASAASGPPEALEAPAVPVPVPERAPARALPTIAASPQEPVSPDWGRVADALPEGEAPAPQETSLDLFLQLGRQTRKVTVAVDLGAPSRGLTVARLRMLFVDQFAYSPGMDDFPEIYIKDPQSGVQYQLEDLDDVQARSLLTLNIEPLDQVKQHLDLSMTSVTRELRELKQLLREQHETQAEAPRAEHKGTPIADAAFRAAGQRMSSYVATPHADTGSFPARDASSAGQHFSEELKTQYEALQKLRGDFAILRQVHGDAEQDMRTLFADIRGQVKEMEQVTSLGPSAGRNLIESGKTKLDGHSQEVLTTVEDLQDLIEDLKLDVSHRGVKPKTGEMNRLTTEIANATQKLDGLEQYIQSVKPSWKKTWETELQNIVDEQEFLNYQEGLLVDLKQDHKALQDVFANIQQVVKLRDVGGADTSDHSVRLQRYVPPPPDEEHEGIGTVMIEVRGQTIDHERRLRAVQAAERSRKAKAGQKDEFASELAGFVDGKALRKTGGHREVERIRQKRDQTTLRTMLSNTNLVETEAQPAEPNAS